The Shewanella japonica genome has a window encoding:
- a CDS encoding DUF6445 family protein gives MTSSQSQRQRAQDMKNLDSLVLINKPLNPEIHYIGELQTPVIVIDDFTTDLSALQNYANQIDFNLDKGSYYPGVRAKLPRDYVIEVLNQVFQLIYDVYKIPKNLRIKPQATYFSLINRPPESLTTLQRIPHFDTPAPYYFALLQYLNDSTHGATAFFKHQPTGYERITQANMDNYFRAAEPYLQALAPFPAKYFVDSNEYYQQYHQVDYKQHRLVIYPGNLLHSTLVDQQTDIDSNPSSGRLTANIFINVT, from the coding sequence ATGACAAGTTCTCAATCACAGCGTCAGCGGGCGCAAGATATGAAAAATCTCGATTCATTGGTGTTAATCAACAAGCCTTTGAACCCTGAGATCCATTATATCGGTGAGCTGCAAACGCCTGTGATTGTTATCGATGACTTTACAACCGATTTATCAGCGTTACAGAATTATGCTAACCAAATCGACTTTAATCTCGATAAAGGCTCTTACTATCCAGGTGTTAGAGCCAAGCTCCCTAGAGACTACGTCATTGAAGTGCTAAATCAGGTATTTCAGCTGATTTACGATGTCTATAAAATCCCTAAAAACTTGCGTATCAAGCCGCAAGCGACCTACTTTTCATTGATAAACCGACCACCGGAAAGTTTAACGACTTTGCAGCGTATTCCTCATTTTGACACCCCAGCACCATATTATTTTGCATTGTTACAATATCTTAATGACAGTACACACGGCGCCACGGCTTTTTTTAAGCATCAACCAACAGGTTATGAGCGAATAACACAAGCGAATATGGATAATTATTTTCGCGCTGCAGAGCCCTATTTACAGGCGTTAGCGCCCTTTCCTGCGAAATACTTCGTTGACAGTAATGAATACTACCAGCAATACCATCAAGTCGATTACAAACAACATCGATTAGTCATTTACCCTGGAAACTTATTGCACTCAACCTTAGTTGATCAACAAACGGATATAGATAGTAATCCAAGTTCGGGGCGCTTAACCGCCAATATATTTATCAATGTGACATAA
- a CDS encoding tryptophan halogenase family protein — translation MQKQASNTTSSNKPIKKVVIAGGGTAGWMAAAALTKLLGKHLEVVLVESDQIGTVGVGEATIPTLHIFHRLLGIKEQDVMAATNATFKLGIAFENWHDVGKDYIHSFGFLGKDCWACGFQHFWLKGQQRGIVSQIGDYCTEHLAAREGRFAVLPNQDYNHAYHMDATLYAKFLRAIAEQHGITRIEGKIKEVLQHDDTGNIRGLTLESGDVIEGDLFLDCTGFRALLIEQTLNTGFDDWSHWLPCDSAIAVQTKTTEKPIPYTRSIARESGWQWRIPLQSRTGNGLVFCSKYMSDEEAKATLMDNIEGEPLTDPRVIKFRTGSRRKTWHKNCVAIGLSSGFLEPLESTSIHLIQRGIVRLLQMFPSQGLVEEDINEFNEQTRTETENIRDFIVLHYKVTDRTDSRFWRYCKNMSVPASLQHRIDMFDASGKVYKHGNELFGESSWIQVMMGQGLAPKQYHPIVDMMEDDELENFLASIKAKAKQKVANLPDHYDFVQHYCKSKML, via the coding sequence ATGCAAAAGCAAGCTTCAAATACAACAAGTTCAAACAAACCGATTAAAAAAGTCGTGATTGCCGGTGGTGGCACTGCGGGTTGGATGGCTGCAGCTGCATTAACAAAGTTACTGGGAAAACACCTAGAAGTGGTGCTGGTTGAGTCAGACCAAATAGGCACCGTTGGAGTTGGTGAAGCCACGATTCCAACGCTACACATCTTTCACCGTTTACTTGGCATTAAAGAACAAGATGTCATGGCTGCGACCAATGCGACCTTCAAGCTCGGAATTGCTTTTGAAAACTGGCATGACGTAGGTAAAGATTATATTCACTCCTTTGGTTTTTTAGGCAAAGACTGTTGGGCATGTGGATTTCAACATTTTTGGCTCAAAGGTCAACAACGCGGTATCGTCAGCCAAATTGGTGATTACTGCACCGAGCATTTAGCGGCTCGTGAGGGGCGTTTTGCCGTATTACCTAATCAAGATTACAACCATGCCTACCATATGGATGCCACTTTGTACGCCAAGTTCTTAAGGGCTATTGCTGAGCAACATGGCATCACCCGAATTGAGGGCAAAATTAAAGAAGTCCTCCAGCATGATGATACTGGTAATATTCGCGGATTAACCCTTGAATCAGGAGACGTTATCGAGGGTGATTTGTTCCTTGATTGCACTGGATTTAGAGCGCTGTTAATTGAGCAGACTCTCAATACCGGCTTTGATGACTGGAGTCACTGGTTACCTTGCGACAGCGCCATTGCGGTGCAAACTAAAACCACTGAAAAACCGATTCCTTATACTCGCTCAATTGCGCGAGAGTCAGGCTGGCAATGGCGCATCCCACTGCAAAGTCGGACAGGCAATGGCTTAGTATTTTGCAGTAAGTACATGAGCGATGAAGAAGCTAAAGCCACCTTGATGGACAATATCGAAGGTGAACCATTAACAGACCCTCGTGTCATCAAATTCCGCACAGGTAGCCGCCGTAAAACCTGGCATAAGAACTGTGTTGCTATAGGTCTATCTTCCGGGTTCTTAGAACCCCTAGAGTCCACCAGCATTCATTTAATTCAACGTGGCATTGTGCGCTTATTGCAAATGTTTCCTTCTCAAGGGCTCGTTGAAGAAGACATTAATGAGTTTAATGAACAAACTCGCACCGAAACTGAAAATATTCGCGACTTTATTGTTTTGCATTACAAAGTCACTGACCGAACTGATAGCCGATTCTGGCGTTATTGTAAAAACATGAGCGTACCTGCATCACTTCAACACCGAATCGATATGTTTGATGCATCTGGCAAAGTATATAAACATGGTAATGAGTTATTTGGTGAGAGCTCTTGGATTCAAGTCATGATGGGACAGGGCCTTGCTCCAAAACAATACCACCCAATTGTTGACATGATGGAAGATGATGAGCTAGAAAACTTCCTTGCATCGATAAAGGCAAAAGCAAAACAAAAAGTGGCAAACTTGCCTGATCATTATGATTTCGTGCAGCATTACTGCAAGTCAAAAATGCTGTAA
- a CDS encoding 2Fe-2S iron-sulfur cluster-binding protein yields the protein MAKITFITSNEQSTTVEGHQGSVMELAVENNIEGIDGDCGGVCSCATCHVYVASDQLDKTGAISEIEKDMLELDDNVTELSRLCCQITLSDDLDGLILTIAP from the coding sequence ATGGCAAAAATTACATTTATTACTTCAAATGAACAATCAACAACAGTTGAAGGACATCAGGGTTCAGTCATGGAGCTAGCAGTTGAAAATAACATTGAAGGCATTGATGGAGATTGTGGCGGTGTTTGTTCTTGCGCTACCTGCCATGTATATGTGGCCTCTGATCAACTTGATAAAACAGGTGCTATCAGTGAAATCGAGAAAGACATGTTAGAGCTTGATGATAATGTCACAGAATTAAGCCGGCTTTGCTGCCAGATAACGCTATCTGATGACTTAGACGGTCTTATATTAACCATAGCGCCATAG
- a CDS encoding glycoside hydrolase family 3 C-terminal domain-containing protein, protein MTMKHRHKMKALTKGIKHALVVSLSASMLISTSSSFAQSDGMNTNQIHALSVLSQSEQQRLQTRLSKVEAEIERLLPQLTLEEKVSLVHAGGKFHIPAIERLNIHEMWMSDGPHGVRYEIDRNSWAPAGWTNDYSTYLPPLTAVAASWDPNMASLHGNVLGAEARHRNKDLILGPGVNLARLPLYGRNFEYMGEDPYLAAALVVPTVKAIQANDVGATVKHYALNTQELNRTGVNAKPDERTLREVYLPAFEAAVKEANVYAIMGAYNEFRGTNANQSHHLIKTILKGEWGYEGVLLTDWNVDINTYDAAMNGLDIEMGTDVASYDEYFLATPLLNMIKAGKVPESELDDKVRRILRVQLSIGMMDKQRLSGERNTQAHRNDARTIATNGVVLLKNDGKVLPLDAQKVSNILVLGPNADKRHGFGGGSSEVKALYEISPLDGLKAKFKQAGKNVNIQHVRPASSQFMPIPNDYLTTRHWTGTPSWQINYYADKQLNQLTSESWIADPQFDAKNQPQNVEIKANIKPVESGKHTLKILADGDVSLAVNDKILVNKKANPANIIEYVIDLTADETYAIRLIYQGQQQVTLGWETPNSLYNDEAEYLAAAQNADAVLYFGGLSHADDRESIDRPDMKLPGQQDEIINKLLAVNPNTVVFIIGGSAVEMPWADKANAIAWGWYGGMEAGHAYSDILFGDANPNGKMPITLPKSLQDTAPIALNDYNETESLYSEGVFIGYRWFEQQKIAPAFPFGHGLSYSQFSYDNIKLSKSTMAEGGTMTITADITNTSGIDGAEVAQLYLHDVKASVSRPQKELKGFDKIWLKAGETGQVSFTLTQRDLSFWDINSNDWLAEAGKFTVMLGSSVEDIRLQKSFNYQK, encoded by the coding sequence ATGACAATGAAACATCGCCACAAAATGAAAGCGCTTACAAAAGGAATTAAACACGCCCTTGTTGTCTCCCTTTCGGCATCAATGCTTATCAGTACTTCCAGCAGTTTCGCTCAATCAGATGGGATGAACACTAATCAGATCCATGCGCTTTCTGTATTAAGCCAATCTGAGCAGCAGCGTTTACAGACACGACTATCGAAAGTAGAAGCTGAAATTGAAAGATTACTGCCGCAACTGACTTTAGAAGAAAAAGTCTCCTTAGTGCATGCAGGGGGTAAATTTCATATTCCAGCTATCGAGAGACTCAATATTCATGAAATGTGGATGTCGGATGGGCCTCACGGCGTACGCTATGAAATTGACAGAAATTCATGGGCACCAGCTGGCTGGACTAATGACTACTCAACCTATTTACCGCCACTTACCGCTGTCGCAGCAAGTTGGGATCCGAACATGGCGAGCTTACACGGCAATGTGCTTGGCGCTGAGGCGCGCCACCGTAATAAAGACCTTATACTCGGCCCAGGTGTCAACTTGGCTCGTTTACCTCTTTACGGTCGTAATTTTGAATACATGGGTGAAGATCCTTATCTCGCTGCAGCCTTGGTTGTCCCCACTGTCAAAGCCATTCAAGCCAACGATGTTGGTGCAACTGTCAAACACTATGCGCTAAACACTCAAGAATTAAATCGCACTGGAGTGAATGCAAAACCCGATGAACGCACATTACGTGAAGTTTACCTGCCCGCTTTTGAAGCAGCAGTTAAAGAAGCCAACGTTTATGCCATCATGGGAGCATATAATGAATTTCGCGGAACTAACGCTAACCAAAGTCATCACCTTATTAAAACCATCTTAAAAGGTGAATGGGGCTACGAGGGCGTGTTATTGACTGACTGGAATGTCGATATTAATACCTATGACGCTGCGATGAATGGCCTTGATATTGAAATGGGCACAGATGTCGCAAGTTATGATGAGTATTTTCTCGCAACACCGCTGCTAAACATGATAAAAGCTGGCAAAGTGCCTGAGTCAGAGCTTGATGATAAAGTACGCCGAATTCTTAGAGTACAATTAAGTATTGGCATGATGGATAAACAGCGATTGTCAGGTGAGCGTAATACTCAGGCTCACCGAAATGATGCGCGCACCATCGCCACTAATGGCGTGGTACTGCTTAAAAATGACGGTAAAGTGCTGCCTTTAGATGCCCAAAAAGTTAGCAATATCTTAGTGCTTGGCCCTAATGCAGATAAACGTCACGGCTTTGGTGGCGGCTCATCAGAAGTAAAAGCACTGTACGAAATCAGCCCATTAGACGGACTCAAGGCCAAGTTTAAACAAGCTGGAAAAAACGTTAATATTCAGCATGTGCGCCCTGCAAGTAGTCAGTTTATGCCTATCCCTAATGATTACCTTACGACACGTCATTGGACAGGCACCCCTTCTTGGCAGATTAACTACTATGCCGATAAACAACTTAATCAGCTAACCAGTGAATCTTGGATTGCCGATCCCCAATTCGATGCCAAAAATCAGCCTCAAAATGTTGAGATAAAAGCCAATATCAAGCCAGTTGAATCAGGTAAACATACCTTAAAAATACTAGCGGATGGCGATGTTAGCCTAGCTGTTAATGACAAGATATTAGTCAATAAAAAAGCAAATCCAGCCAACATTATCGAGTATGTCATTGATCTCACTGCTGATGAGACCTATGCCATTAGATTAATTTATCAAGGTCAACAGCAAGTCACTTTAGGCTGGGAAACGCCAAACAGTTTATATAACGATGAAGCTGAATATTTAGCAGCAGCCCAAAATGCCGATGCCGTGTTGTATTTTGGCGGCCTGAGCCATGCTGATGATCGTGAGTCCATTGATCGCCCAGATATGAAGCTTCCAGGTCAACAAGATGAAATTATCAATAAACTCCTTGCGGTTAACCCGAATACTGTTGTGTTTATCATTGGTGGCTCGGCAGTTGAAATGCCATGGGCAGACAAAGCTAACGCTATTGCTTGGGGCTGGTACGGCGGAATGGAAGCGGGCCATGCTTATAGTGACATCCTCTTTGGCGATGCCAACCCAAATGGAAAAATGCCTATCACTTTACCTAAGTCATTACAGGACACCGCACCGATAGCGTTGAATGATTACAATGAAACGGAGTCGTTATATTCCGAAGGAGTGTTTATTGGTTATCGCTGGTTTGAGCAACAAAAAATTGCTCCTGCATTCCCTTTTGGCCATGGCCTATCATACAGTCAATTTAGTTATGACAATATCAAGCTATCTAAAAGTACAATGGCTGAAGGTGGCACAATGACCATTACAGCAGACATTACTAATACTAGTGGCATTGATGGTGCCGAAGTCGCGCAACTATATCTTCATGACGTAAAAGCCAGCGTATCGCGTCCACAAAAAGAGCTAAAAGGTTTTGATAAAATATGGCTCAAAGCGGGCGAAACGGGCCAAGTTAGCTTTACTTTAACTCAGCGAGACCTGTCTTTTTGGGATATTAACTCAAATGATTGGCTTGCAGAGGCTGGAAAATTTACTGTAATGCTTGGCTCATCAGTAGAAGATATTCGTTTGCAAAAAAGCTTTAACTATCAAAAATAG
- a CDS encoding LysE family translocator — MELQQSLSLLFTMLVLAIIPGPVVFAIISRSFSHGFIAAMQLFLGVLIADYIFICTALFGLSALANAMGPSFIVIKYVSAAYLCWLGFQLFQAQRQSNPMATGTKTSAYQNLMTGLMIGLSNPKAIIFYVGFFPAFVPLHTTLNDVILVMLISTLAFGSINLGYSLMATQAKKVFRSAKAIRVINRTAGSIMISAGILIAINL; from the coding sequence ATGGAATTGCAGCAATCATTAAGCCTACTCTTTACCATGTTAGTGCTGGCTATCATTCCTGGCCCAGTGGTATTTGCAATTATTTCACGGTCATTTTCACATGGCTTTATTGCGGCCATGCAGCTGTTTTTAGGGGTATTAATTGCTGATTATATTTTCATTTGCACAGCTTTATTTGGCTTATCTGCTTTAGCCAATGCAATGGGGCCCAGTTTTATCGTCATAAAATATGTCAGTGCGGCTTATCTTTGTTGGTTAGGCTTTCAATTATTTCAAGCTCAGCGTCAATCTAACCCAATGGCCACTGGGACAAAAACATCGGCTTATCAAAACCTGATGACAGGATTAATGATTGGGTTAAGTAACCCCAAAGCGATTATTTTTTATGTTGGCTTTTTCCCTGCGTTTGTTCCACTACATACCACATTAAACGATGTTATTCTTGTCATGCTGATTTCAACATTGGCATTTGGCAGTATCAATTTGGGCTACTCGTTAATGGCTACACAGGCCAAAAAAGTATTTCGTTCAGCTAAAGCCATCCGGGTGATTAATCGCACCGCTGGAAGCATCATGATTTCTGCTGGCATACTAATCGCAATCAATTTATAG
- a CDS encoding cytochrome P450 — MNNNRQINRCPINRTEQLPDVFEQARITKGVGFIEDQDDPVTMILGLKDVRKCANNWKIFQSGAVPGRIVVPSEVSIRETRQIPFELDPPEHKHFRDLLNPWFKRPLEQGYINSLQQIIEELVDDVIHHGSTDIVSEFSLKLQSRALTLLLNVPYEESLVWINWGTHVFRSNESELDGEKAAILYDYIDNQIELAMKTPSDSLYSSLLNASIDGKKLSKEQIKGVMILTFAGGRDTVINAVTNTIAYFASQPSSLSRLRKEPEIIPRAVEELIRYFSPLTHMGRVVTQDTDVAQQEVTADSRISLCWASANRDASVFEQPNEVILDRKINPHVAFGFGPHNCLGATHARQIIKTLITTLTNKVDTIEVLSQQDNIEDWGAFQRKVGYEQLNMIFSPCR, encoded by the coding sequence ATGAATAATAATCGCCAGATAAATCGATGCCCTATTAACCGTACTGAGCAGTTGCCTGATGTTTTTGAACAAGCACGTATTACAAAAGGAGTGGGCTTCATTGAAGATCAGGATGATCCTGTCACGATGATTTTAGGGTTAAAAGACGTACGAAAGTGTGCTAATAACTGGAAGATATTTCAATCTGGGGCAGTTCCAGGGCGCATCGTTGTTCCTTCAGAAGTCAGTATTAGAGAGACAAGGCAAATCCCTTTTGAGCTCGACCCTCCAGAGCATAAGCATTTTCGTGATTTACTTAATCCATGGTTTAAAAGACCATTGGAACAAGGCTATATCAACTCATTACAACAAATCATTGAAGAACTCGTTGATGATGTTATTCACCATGGTTCGACCGATATTGTGAGCGAATTTTCGCTAAAACTACAATCTCGGGCACTCACTTTGCTTTTAAATGTACCTTATGAAGAATCCTTAGTCTGGATTAATTGGGGCACCCATGTGTTTCGCAGTAACGAGTCAGAGTTAGACGGCGAAAAAGCCGCAATCTTATACGATTATATTGATAATCAAATTGAATTAGCCATGAAAACACCAAGCGACAGCCTTTACTCATCCTTACTTAATGCCAGTATCGACGGGAAAAAGCTATCTAAAGAACAAATTAAAGGCGTGATGATATTAACCTTTGCAGGCGGCAGAGATACGGTGATTAATGCTGTCACCAATACCATCGCCTACTTTGCCAGTCAGCCATCATCTCTTTCTCGACTCAGAAAAGAGCCCGAAATTATACCCAGAGCAGTCGAGGAATTAATTCGCTATTTTTCACCGTTAACTCATATGGGCCGAGTCGTTACTCAAGATACAGATGTGGCTCAACAGGAAGTAACAGCTGACTCACGGATATCACTTTGCTGGGCTTCAGCAAATCGCGATGCCTCGGTTTTCGAACAGCCAAATGAGGTCATTTTAGATAGAAAAATTAACCCTCATGTCGCTTTCGGCTTTGGCCCCCATAACTGTCTTGGAGCCACCCATGCAAGGCAAATAATCAAGACGCTCATCACGACACTAACCAATAAAGTTGACACGATTGAGGTGCTATCACAACAAGATAACATCGAAGATTGGGGCGCATTTCAGCGAAAAGTCGGCTATGAGCAACTGAACATGATATTCAGTCCTTGCCGATAA
- a CDS encoding tRNA-uridine aminocarboxypropyltransferase produces MKIVLLTHQKEISRVNNTGRCVTTILKDDALVVVWDRVNPDLQLLNMINTCKVGLLYPDNQQLSDAKVPEATVQQPLCQMHPNVEQIKEHRQEQHQERNQDQNREQQQKTNQDKFDALILIDATWQEARKIYNRSDYLKALQKISISSQHESIYQLRRNQVEGGLCTAECAAHILLASGEPQKAEQIMALLVQQIADDQSHRN; encoded by the coding sequence ATGAAGATAGTGCTACTTACTCACCAAAAAGAAATCAGTCGGGTAAATAATACTGGCAGATGCGTGACCACCATTTTAAAAGACGATGCCTTGGTTGTGGTTTGGGATAGAGTAAACCCTGATCTTCAATTACTGAATATGATTAACACCTGCAAAGTGGGTTTATTGTATCCTGATAATCAACAACTCAGTGATGCGAAGGTACCAGAAGCGACGGTTCAACAACCACTTTGCCAAATGCATCCTAACGTTGAGCAAATTAAAGAACACAGACAAGAACAACACCAAGAGAGAAACCAAGATCAAAACCGAGAGCAACAGCAAAAAACAAATCAAGATAAGTTTGATGCGTTAATACTCATAGACGCAACATGGCAAGAGGCACGCAAAATATATAATCGCAGTGACTACCTAAAGGCGTTACAAAAAATCTCGATATCTAGCCAGCATGAGTCGATTTATCAACTTCGACGAAATCAAGTTGAAGGGGGATTGTGTACTGCAGAATGCGCAGCACATATACTTTTAGCTTCAGGTGAGCCCCAAAAAGCTGAGCAGATAATGGCATTACTTGTTCAGCAAATTGCTGATGATCAAAGTCATCGAAACTAA
- a CDS encoding cupin-like domain-containing protein, with amino-acid sequence MEKKQAVRVIDNTEISHILEVIDNTDEPVIFKGACAHWPIVQAGQQSAEAAAQYLLTFYQEAPVTAYYVSPEHKGRVFYNEQVNGFNYQAAQLNLRQVIDKLFTHKDDAFPPSIYMGSTEINQFLPGLAAENSLTFDKIHPLTSVWLGNQSRIAAHFDFPQNLACNVVGKRTFTLFPPEQVGNLYTGPMEFAPGGQEISMVDFDNPDFEKFPKYQHALNAAQTAELEPGDVLYVPSMWWHQVSGIEAFNVLITHWWRDTPAYLGRPNNALALAMLSLRSLPKAQRQAWKAHFNHYIFDHDDDDVSHIPESAQGMQTKPLDELNARKLRADLINKLKR; translated from the coding sequence ATGGAAAAAAAGCAGGCAGTCAGGGTCATTGATAACACTGAAATCAGTCATATTTTAGAAGTGATTGATAACACAGATGAGCCTGTGATTTTTAAAGGCGCATGTGCTCATTGGCCTATTGTGCAAGCAGGGCAACAAAGTGCAGAAGCCGCAGCACAATACTTACTGACATTTTATCAAGAAGCACCAGTTACCGCCTATTATGTTTCCCCAGAGCATAAAGGGCGTGTTTTTTATAACGAGCAAGTCAATGGTTTTAACTATCAAGCAGCGCAGCTAAACTTACGCCAAGTCATTGATAAGCTATTTACCCATAAAGACGATGCCTTTCCACCCAGTATTTATATGGGATCAACAGAAATTAATCAGTTTCTGCCAGGGCTTGCTGCTGAAAACAGTCTAACATTTGACAAGATTCATCCTCTGACAAGTGTGTGGTTAGGCAATCAATCTCGTATTGCGGCGCATTTTGATTTTCCTCAGAATCTAGCCTGTAACGTTGTGGGAAAGCGAACATTTACCTTATTTCCTCCTGAGCAAGTAGGCAATTTATATACTGGCCCAATGGAATTTGCACCCGGCGGCCAAGAAATCAGTATGGTGGATTTTGATAATCCTGACTTTGAAAAATTCCCCAAATACCAACATGCCCTCAACGCTGCTCAAACTGCCGAGCTAGAGCCTGGCGATGTACTGTATGTTCCAAGCATGTGGTGGCATCAAGTCAGTGGTATCGAAGCATTTAATGTACTCATTACCCATTGGTGGCGAGATACACCCGCTTACCTAGGAAGACCCAATAACGCCCTAGCACTGGCAATGCTCAGCTTACGCTCTTTACCTAAAGCGCAACGACAAGCTTGGAAGGCGCATTTTAATCATTATATTTTTGACCATGATGACGATGACGTTTCGCACATACCAGAGTCAGCTCAGGGCATGCAAACTAAGCCACTGGATGAATTAAACGCACGTAAGTTAAGAGCAGACTTAATAAACAAGCTCAAGCGGTAA
- a CDS encoding NAD(P)/FAD-dependent oxidoreductase — MTIQLTDNAMQTLTKNDTCVIIGASHGGVNLAFSLRKHGWQGNIILIDSDPNLPYHRPPLSKAFLLNHNVTECASHEIHLDPSSIQLKSPDSYRKQNITLKLGLTVTKINRNSKQVTLSNGSKQAYDKLVLATGARPFIPPISGIKACKEAFCLRTVSDVSRIKQALATSEQKRVVIIGGGYVGLETASSLKKLGATVTVLEREPRILARVTAPLMSEFFTQLHQENQVEVLTDKLVQQISTSNLNNDKNMPLAHKITCADGSSYIADVIVIGVGITVNTELAKACGIKLASDTPNEQANHNEANGRDKPKSTPKPGIWVNSSLQTSDENIFAIGDCTYHHNPHYDRMIRLESVQNAVEQAKVAAKVIAQNQKDHYLTAHSMRIEATLNDIEKLTYQAIPWFWSDQFDTKLQMVGLAQGYDEVIKQVEENKPTSFSVWYFKGDTLLAVDAINHAKAYVLATKIIQNKSNVNKAKLQDSLLATKVEQLTLN, encoded by the coding sequence ATGACAATTCAACTTACTGATAATGCAATGCAGACGTTAACTAAAAATGATACCTGTGTGATCATTGGCGCAAGTCATGGTGGCGTTAATCTTGCTTTTTCACTGAGAAAACATGGTTGGCAAGGTAATATTATCTTGATTGATTCAGATCCAAATTTGCCCTACCACAGACCTCCTTTATCGAAAGCTTTCTTACTTAATCATAATGTGACTGAATGCGCTAGCCATGAAATCCATCTTGACCCCAGCAGTATTCAACTAAAATCCCCAGATAGTTATCGCAAGCAAAACATCACCCTTAAATTGGGGCTCACGGTAACGAAAATTAATAGAAACTCTAAACAAGTGACATTAAGTAATGGTTCAAAACAAGCTTATGACAAGCTCGTATTAGCCACAGGAGCAAGACCTTTTATCCCACCAATTTCGGGCATAAAAGCTTGTAAAGAAGCTTTTTGTTTAAGAACCGTTAGTGATGTCAGCCGCATTAAACAGGCCTTAGCTACAAGTGAGCAAAAACGCGTCGTTATTATTGGTGGCGGTTATGTAGGACTAGAAACCGCTTCTTCATTAAAAAAGCTTGGTGCAACGGTGACGGTATTAGAAAGAGAGCCACGTATTTTAGCTCGAGTCACTGCCCCGCTAATGTCTGAATTTTTTACCCAATTGCATCAAGAAAATCAGGTTGAGGTATTAACCGACAAGTTAGTTCAACAAATCAGCACATCAAATTTGAATAATGATAAAAATATGCCATTAGCACATAAGATTACCTGCGCAGATGGCAGCAGCTATATTGCGGATGTCATTGTGATTGGCGTTGGTATTACAGTTAACACTGAGCTTGCCAAAGCGTGTGGGATTAAACTCGCATCTGATACGCCTAATGAGCAGGCTAATCATAATGAAGCAAATGGCCGTGATAAACCTAAAAGCACACCTAAACCTGGGATATGGGTAAACTCTTCACTGCAAACCAGTGACGAGAATATTTTTGCAATTGGTGACTGCACATATCATCACAATCCACATTATGACCGTATGATTCGGCTTGAATCAGTACAGAACGCAGTTGAACAAGCCAAAGTTGCAGCAAAGGTGATTGCACAAAATCAAAAAGATCACTATTTAACAGCGCATTCAATGCGTATTGAAGCAACATTGAATGATATTGAAAAGTTAACATACCAAGCCATACCTTGGTTTTGGTCTGATCAATTTGATACTAAATTACAAATGGTTGGCTTAGCCCAAGGCTATGATGAAGTCATTAAACAAGTTGAAGAAAACAAGCCAACGTCATTTTCAGTTTGGTACTTTAAAGGAGATACTTTACTCGCTGTCGATGCTATCAATCATGCAAAAGCCTATGTGCTTGCCACTAAGATTATCCAAAACAAATCCAATGTAAATAAAGCTAAATTACAAGACAGCTTATTAGCGACGAAAGTGGAGCAGCTCACCTTAAATTAA